Sequence from the Undibacterium piscinae genome:
AAGCTGTTAGCGCGTTTCGGCGTCGATGATATTTCCACGTTGAAGAGCGCATTGTCGGAGGCAGCGACCCAGGCCAGCCAATTGATCGCCTCTAAGCTGTTGGGGATAGGGCAGATCACGGCGCAATTTGTGATGAGCATAGGCATCATGCTATACCTGCTGTTTTTCTTTTTACGCGACGGCACTGGTCTGGCGGCCAAAATTACGCATGCGATCCCGCTCAATAAGATCGATAAGCAACAACTGTTCGCCAAATTTGCCACCGTGATCCGCGCCACCGTCAAAGGCAATCTTACGGTCGCCGCGACCCAGGGCGCCATGGGTGGGGCGATGTTCTGGTTTCTTGGTATCCAGGGCGCCATGCTGTGGGCAGTATTGATGACCGTCATGTCGCTGCTGCCGGCAGTGGGTGCCGGCCTGATCTGGGGGCCGGTGGCGCTGTATTTTCTGGTAACCGGCGCAGTCTGGCAAGGCGTGACCCTGATACTGTATGGTGTCTTCGCAATCGGCCTGGTTGACAATATCCTGCGGCCTATCCTGGTCGGCAAAGATACCCAGATGCCCGATTATGTGGTGCTGCTGTCGACACTAGGCGGACTCTCGGTATTTGGCTTAAATGGTTTTGTGATCGGCCCGGTGATTGCCGCCATGTTTATCGCCAGCGCCAGCAAATGCCATTTGACCGGAAGAGACCTTTCCTCCTTGCATCAAATCAAATGGGACCTCAAATATGGTCCCTATGGTCGAGGGCCATGCATATAAAACCGGCACATAGACCTCGCGACCACTTACGCCTATCCATTCGTCGCCGCTCGCATCTGGTTGTATCACACGAAAATTGTGCTTGCCCTCGGCACGGGCTTTTTTCTCAAATTGAGCTAAGTCACTCGCCGCTACCAGTGGTTGCCATTCTAGGATGCGTACACTGTCTTGTTTCGCCAACGCGCGGTTGGCGTAGGTTTGAAATTGGAGATTGTTCAGATCAGGGTTGACCTCGATCATTAAAGCCCCAAACTTGACCGCGCTGATGGCGCTCGAGAGTCTGGTGTGAAACGCCTGCACAACGCGATCGCTTAGTTGATGTCGGGCATCTTGCGAACGCAGTCGATCTGCTTCGTGTAGTGAAAAAAAAGCCAGCGTACTTCCGAGTAAACCAACTACAAAAATGAAGAGTGGTAAGGCAAAATCTTTAGCGTTTAAAGATGAAACTTGGCTTGTATTGGTTTCGTCGCGAGTATTTTTCATCATGAGCGCTAAAGGAAATTATTCGATACAAAGGCAAGCCGATTTTATTTCTAGGACTTACGCAAAATTGTTTCAGCTAGACTTACCGCCGTAGACAGTACTTGAGTACGGCAAGGCGGATACAAGGACGCAGGGTCAGTTTTGAGTAAGTCCTAATTTCATCACTTTTCCTTAGCTTAACGAATAAAGAAAGCGATAGCAAAATACTTTTGTTGTCTAATGGGTACACAAAGACAGGCTGGCGCAGGCGTCCAGCTCTCAAAATTGGGCTCGCCAACAGTAAATACTAGGTACTCATAGCCTGAAGACACTCATGGATTCGACTAAAGTGTGGGATTGTTCACGCAAGCCTTCGGCGGCTGCGGCAGCTTGCTCGACTAGTGCCGCATTTTGTTGCGTCATTTCATCCATTTGGGTAATCGCTAAGTCGATTTGTTCTATGCCCGCCCTTTGCTGATCGGTGGCTGTGACGATTTCGGACATGATATCGGTTACATGTTTGACGCTGGCGACGATATCGTTCATGGCGACACCGGCGTCTCCCGCTAATTTATTCCCTGCGTCAACTTGTTCTACGCTATCACTAATGAGGGTCTTGATTTCTTTGGCGGCGGCGCTACGCTGTGCCAGAATTCTCACTTCACTCGCCACGACCGCAAAGCCCCGCCCCTGCTCGCCAGCACGTGCCGCTTCCAGGTTCTTGGCCGCTTCGTGCATATATAGGTAGGTCGGTATGCCAGCCAGGACCAGGGCGATAATACTCAGGAGTTCAAATTTTTGCCATAGCAAAAATCGACCGAGTTGAGAGCTCATAGTCATTTTATTCTCCTATCAAATCACCCCAGAAACCTCAGCGGCGCACCCAGAGACAATAATATTTATATTAGGTCAACGATGAGGGAAATCCGATGCCATTAGTGCAATATGGAAAATACTTGCTAATTGAAAACAATGATCTATTCGGCCTCTGGCATCAAATCTGGCTTGTAGCGGCCGTGCAGCCTTGCTATTGGCTA
This genomic interval carries:
- a CDS encoding AI-2E family transporter, translated to MNHRALQHQVFLFLLITVSLAFAWILLPFYGAIFWALVLAILCAPLQRRLLKLLRQRNNLAAVLSVLAFLIAVFFPLLLIAASLVQEGTLVYGKMRSGQIDFGTYFQQILSSLPGWLAKLLARFGVDDISTLKSALSEAATQASQLIASKLLGIGQITAQFVMSIGIMLYLLFFFLRDGTGLAAKITHAIPLNKIDKQQLFAKFATVIRATVKGNLTVAATQGAMGGAMFWFLGIQGAMLWAVLMTVMSLLPAVGAGLIWGPVALYFLVTGAVWQGVTLILYGVFAIGLVDNILRPILVGKDTQMPDYVVLLSTLGGLSVFGLNGFVIGPVIAAMFIASASKCHLTGRDLSSLHQIKWDLKYGPYGRGPCI